The Pseudomonas fluorescens genome includes a window with the following:
- a CDS encoding ABC transporter permease, translating to MSTPTTLAINDYLPPPSSLSRVLGKSFRHRGFAIGAVLLLIIFAGALFAPWLAPYDPYAQDVMLRMKPPVWMANGTWEYVLGTDKLGRDYLSRLLYGARISLFIGIAAALISGFIGTVMGLLAGYYGGKVDAFISYLITTRLAMPVVMVALASASLMGGSLKVVIVLLGCLLWDRFAVVVRASVQQIRDAEYVASAQALGCSTLRILVSEILPNLVGALIVVATLEMAHAILLESALSFLGVGVQPPTPSWGLMIAEGKPYMFFSPWVIAIPGVALMILVLGINLVGDGLRDLILPDGRN from the coding sequence GTGGTTTCGCCATCGGCGCGGTGTTGTTGCTGATCATCTTCGCCGGTGCACTCTTCGCCCCGTGGCTGGCACCTTACGACCCTTATGCGCAAGACGTGATGCTGCGCATGAAACCGCCGGTGTGGATGGCCAACGGCACCTGGGAATACGTCCTCGGCACCGACAAGCTGGGCCGTGACTACCTGTCGCGCTTGCTCTACGGCGCACGGATTTCGCTGTTCATCGGCATCGCGGCGGCGCTGATTTCCGGCTTTATCGGCACCGTCATGGGGCTGTTGGCGGGTTACTACGGCGGCAAGGTCGATGCGTTTATCAGCTACCTGATCACCACCCGGCTGGCGATGCCGGTGGTGATGGTCGCGCTGGCCTCCGCCTCGCTGATGGGCGGTTCGCTGAAAGTGGTGATCGTGCTGCTCGGTTGCCTGTTGTGGGATCGCTTCGCGGTGGTGGTCAGGGCTTCGGTGCAACAGATTCGCGATGCTGAATATGTGGCCTCGGCCCAGGCGCTCGGCTGCTCGACCCTGCGCATTCTGGTCAGTGAAATCCTGCCCAATCTGGTCGGCGCGCTGATCGTCGTCGCGACCCTGGAAATGGCCCACGCGATCCTGCTGGAGTCGGCCCTGTCGTTCCTCGGCGTTGGCGTGCAACCGCCGACGCCGTCCTGGGGTTTGATGATCGCTGAAGGCAAACCCTACATGTTCTTTTCCCCGTGGGTCATCGCCATTCCCGGCGTCGCCCTGATGATTCTGGTGCTGGGCATCAACCTGGTCGGCGACGGCCTGCGCGATCTGATCCTGCCCGACGGTCGCAACTGA
- a CDS encoding ABC transporter ATP-binding protein has translation MALLHVENLRVDIPMGNSPTPDDMLHAVRGLDFEVERGEMLCIVGESGCGKSLTSLALMDLLPRKARRTASRLTLDGIDMLGQSERRMCDLRGNRLAMIFQEPMTSLNPAYSIGDQLSEVLTQHRKVSRKDALARAAQMLEKVGISNAAERLRQYPHQLSGGLRQRVIIAMALMCEPDLIIADEPTTALDVTIQAQILRLIRDIQKELGLAVIFITHDLGLVARIADRVAVMYAGEIVETAPARQLFENPQHPYTRGLLASIPIPGRTKPGEALGSIPGLVPSLVGEQQGCAFRNRCAQAITACAQDIPEIEQDGHMARCLFAAPAPAPIRLQERARS, from the coding sequence ATGGCACTACTCCATGTTGAAAACCTGCGCGTGGACATCCCGATGGGCAACAGCCCGACGCCGGATGACATGCTGCATGCCGTGCGCGGTCTGGATTTTGAAGTCGAGCGCGGTGAAATGCTGTGTATCGTCGGCGAATCCGGCTGCGGTAAATCCCTGACCTCGCTGGCGCTGATGGACCTGTTGCCACGCAAGGCCAGACGCACCGCGTCCCGGCTGACGCTGGACGGCATCGACATGCTCGGCCAGAGCGAGCGGCGCATGTGCGACCTGCGCGGCAATCGTCTGGCGATGATTTTCCAGGAACCGATGACCTCGCTGAACCCGGCCTACAGCATTGGCGATCAGCTCAGCGAAGTACTGACCCAGCATCGCAAGGTGTCACGCAAGGATGCCCTGGCGCGCGCCGCGCAGATGCTGGAGAAAGTCGGTATCAGCAACGCCGCCGAACGCTTGCGCCAGTACCCGCATCAACTGTCTGGCGGTTTGCGCCAGCGGGTGATCATCGCCATGGCGTTGATGTGCGAGCCGGACCTGATCATCGCTGATGAACCCACCACGGCACTGGACGTGACCATCCAGGCGCAGATCCTGCGCTTGATCCGCGACATTCAGAAAGAGCTCGGCCTGGCGGTGATTTTCATCACCCACGACCTTGGGCTGGTGGCACGAATCGCCGATCGGGTCGCGGTGATGTATGCCGGGGAAATCGTCGAAACCGCCCCTGCCCGGCAACTGTTCGAAAACCCACAGCATCCGTACACCCGTGGTCTGCTGGCCAGTATTCCAATCCCTGGCCGGACCAAACCGGGCGAGGCCCTGGGTTCGATTCCAGGCCTGGTGCCGAGCCTGGTGGGCGAACAGCAAGGTTGTGCGTTCCGCAATCGTTGCGCCCAGGCGATAACGGCCTGCGCGCAAGACATCCCCGAAATCGAACAGGACGGCCACATGGCGCGCTGCCTGTTCGCCGCACCGGCCCCGGCGCCGATACGCCTTCAAGAGAGGGCTCGGTCATGA
- a CDS encoding ABC transporter ATP-binding protein: MKKDIALELCDIRREFRINKGFFKPTATLKAVDGVSLRLMRGETLGLVGESGCGKSTLAKLLLGLLAPTSGDVLINGKHLAATDRKAMARHIQPIFQDPYSSLNPRKTLREIITLPLIVHDIGSPAERRKKTEAMLDVVGLPKRVIDSYPSQLSGGQRQRVAIARALIMRPDVLICDEPTSALDVSVQAQILNLLQDLKREFGLTYLLISHNLAVIEHLADRVAVMYLGRIVEERTRESLFAKPGHPYTRALLDSVLTPDPRLGIPEIGLHGTFPNPMSPPSGCAFHPRCPSCFAPCKTAYPANDPIIGGNVRCHLHDSPAQTLELVHS; encoded by the coding sequence ATGAAAAAAGACATTGCCTTGGAGCTGTGCGACATCCGTCGCGAGTTTCGGATCAACAAGGGCTTTTTCAAACCCACCGCCACCCTGAAAGCCGTGGATGGTGTTTCCCTGCGCCTGATGCGTGGCGAGACCCTCGGCCTGGTAGGTGAGTCCGGTTGCGGAAAAAGTACCCTGGCAAAGCTATTGCTCGGCCTGTTGGCGCCAACCAGCGGCGATGTGCTGATCAATGGCAAACATCTGGCAGCGACGGATCGCAAGGCAATGGCCCGGCACATCCAGCCGATATTCCAGGACCCGTATTCCTCGTTGAACCCACGCAAGACGCTGCGCGAAATCATTACCCTGCCGCTGATCGTGCATGACATCGGCAGCCCGGCCGAACGGCGCAAGAAGACCGAAGCGATGCTCGATGTGGTCGGCCTGCCCAAGCGCGTCATCGACAGTTATCCAAGCCAACTGTCCGGCGGCCAACGGCAACGGGTGGCCATTGCCCGGGCGTTGATCATGCGTCCTGACGTGTTGATCTGCGACGAACCCACCTCGGCGCTGGACGTGTCGGTGCAGGCACAGATTCTCAACCTGCTGCAAGACCTCAAGCGCGAATTCGGCCTGACCTATCTACTGATCAGCCATAACCTGGCGGTCATCGAACACCTCGCCGACCGGGTCGCGGTGATGTACCTGGGGCGCATCGTCGAAGAACGTACGCGCGAATCGTTATTCGCCAAACCCGGCCATCCTTATACCCGTGCCTTGCTGGATTCGGTGCTCACGCCCGATCCGCGCCTGGGCATTCCCGAAATCGGCCTGCACGGCACCTTTCCCAATCCGATGTCACCGCCCTCCGGTTGCGCCTTCCATCCACGCTGCCCGAGCTGCTTCGCTCCCTGCAAAACGGCCTACCCGGCCAATGATCCGATTATCGGCGGCAACGTGCGTTGCCACCTCCACGACAGTCCCGCCCAAACACTGGAGCTTGTCCACTCATGA
- a CDS encoding M20 family metallopeptidase produces MSRSLAISNTTEQFDNGAFFNLLERSVALHTESQATDSRPELYRYLHEFITPHVEAMGFSVKIYDNPVAERGPFMIATRIEHPELPTVLSYGHGDVVRGYDAQWREGLSPWQVIAEGDRWYGRGTADNKGQHLINLTALEQTLKARDGKLGFNVKLLLEMGEEEGSPGLNAFCAAHSKELAADVFIASDGPRLAASRPTIFLGSRGVFNFELVVNLREGAHHSGNWGGLLANPGIILANAIASMVDEHGRVKVAGLMPESLPEPVRQALADIDVGGGPGDPDIDANWGNPELSLSEKVFGWNTLDVIAFKTGNPDAPVHAIPGKANAHCHIRFVVNSDYTTFIPAVRAHLDAHGFSNVEVKQSRIDVMHATRLDPQSPWVNWALSSLAQTTGKKPALLPNLGGSLPNDVFADVLGLPTLWVPHSYPACSQHAPNEHLLAPVVKESLQIMAGLFWDLGNDAARLTQEHQLREQAQ; encoded by the coding sequence ATGAGTCGTTCACTGGCCATCAGCAACACCACCGAACAATTCGATAACGGCGCATTTTTCAACCTGCTCGAACGCAGCGTCGCCTTGCACACCGAAAGCCAGGCAACAGACAGCCGGCCCGAGTTGTATCGCTACCTCCATGAATTCATTACCCCGCATGTCGAGGCGATGGGATTCAGCGTCAAGATCTATGACAACCCAGTGGCAGAGCGCGGCCCCTTCATGATCGCCACGCGCATTGAACATCCGGAACTGCCGACCGTGCTCAGCTATGGTCACGGTGATGTGGTACGCGGCTATGACGCGCAATGGCGTGAAGGCCTGTCGCCGTGGCAAGTCATTGCCGAAGGCGATCGCTGGTACGGCCGCGGCACGGCGGATAACAAAGGCCAGCACCTGATCAACCTGACCGCGCTGGAGCAAACCCTCAAGGCTCGCGACGGCAAGCTGGGTTTCAACGTCAAACTGCTGCTGGAAATGGGCGAAGAAGAAGGCTCGCCGGGCTTGAATGCATTCTGTGCCGCCCACAGTAAAGAGCTCGCCGCGGATGTTTTCATCGCCTCGGACGGCCCGCGCCTGGCAGCCTCACGACCGACGATTTTTCTCGGTTCACGCGGAGTGTTCAACTTCGAGCTGGTGGTCAATCTGCGCGAAGGCGCTCATCACTCCGGCAACTGGGGCGGGTTGCTGGCCAACCCAGGCATCATCCTGGCCAATGCCATCGCGAGCATGGTCGATGAACACGGTCGGGTGAAAGTGGCGGGCCTGATGCCTGAATCACTGCCTGAGCCGGTTCGCCAGGCACTGGCCGATATTGACGTCGGTGGCGGACCGGGCGATCCGGACATCGACGCCAACTGGGGTAACCCGGAGCTATCCCTGAGCGAAAAAGTGTTCGGCTGGAACACCCTCGATGTCATCGCCTTCAAGACCGGCAACCCGGACGCCCCCGTGCATGCGATCCCCGGCAAGGCCAATGCCCACTGCCATATCCGTTTCGTGGTGAACAGCGACTACACGACCTTTATCCCGGCGGTGCGTGCCCACCTGGATGCCCATGGTTTCAGCAATGTCGAGGTCAAGCAAAGCCGCATCGACGTGATGCATGCCACTCGGCTGGACCCGCAAAGCCCATGGGTCAATTGGGCGCTCAGCTCCTTGGCACAGACCACCGGCAAAAAACCTGCACTGCTGCCAAACCTCGGTGGCTCGCTGCCCAACGATGTGTTCGCCGACGTGCTCGGCCTGCCAACCTTGTGGGTGCCACACTCGTACCCGGCCTGCTCGCAACATGCGCCGAACGAGCACTTGCTGGCACCGGTGGTCAAGGAAAGCCTGCAAATCATGGCCGGGCTGTTCTGGGACTTGGGCAACGACGCGGCACGCCTGACCCAGGAACATCAGTTGCGGGAGCAGGCGCAATGA
- a CDS encoding M20 family metallopeptidase — translation MSATAQQALDWLADQRPAMEALLQRIVDTDSNSYDKAGVDAVGALLAAELEADGILLKRMPVESFGDVMLAEVPGEPGKPVLLLGHRDTVFPKGTTTTRGYSRDGNLAFGPGVADMKGGLVLNCFALKALKRAGALPYPVQVLYTGDEEIGSGSARTHIEHAARAARAVLNTEPGRASGNVVSARKGGATLIIEVSGRAAHAGVNHADGASAIEALARKIVKLHALTDYSAGITTNVGLISGGTSSNTVAPSACARLDVRFIELKHWDQILSAILAIVAEEELIGTHAILKEATTFLPMEARHSERLLQIYQQKALALGFSVEGEFTGGCADSGFTASLGIPTLCGLGPVGGKVHTNREYLELDTLVPRAQALVATILAVGESG, via the coding sequence ATGAGCGCCACGGCACAACAGGCGCTGGACTGGCTGGCTGACCAGCGCCCAGCCATGGAAGCGCTGCTGCAGCGTATCGTCGACACCGATTCCAACAGCTATGACAAGGCCGGCGTCGACGCGGTGGGGGCGCTGCTCGCGGCTGAACTGGAAGCCGACGGCATCCTGCTCAAGCGCATGCCGGTGGAGAGTTTTGGCGACGTGATGCTCGCCGAAGTGCCAGGCGAACCTGGCAAGCCAGTGCTATTGCTGGGCCATCGCGACACGGTGTTCCCCAAAGGCACCACCACGACGCGTGGCTACAGCCGCGATGGCAACCTCGCCTTTGGCCCCGGCGTCGCCGACATGAAAGGCGGTCTGGTGCTCAATTGCTTCGCGCTCAAGGCTCTCAAGCGTGCCGGAGCGTTGCCCTATCCGGTGCAGGTCCTGTACACCGGTGACGAAGAAATCGGCTCCGGCAGCGCCAGAACCCATATCGAACACGCCGCCCGTGCCGCCCGCGCCGTGCTCAATACCGAACCCGGTCGAGCCAGCGGCAACGTGGTCAGCGCCCGCAAAGGCGGCGCCACGCTGATCATCGAAGTCAGCGGGCGCGCGGCGCATGCCGGGGTCAATCATGCCGACGGCGCCAGCGCCATCGAGGCCCTGGCACGCAAGATCGTCAAGCTCCATGCCTTGACCGATTACTCGGCAGGCATCACGACTAATGTGGGCCTGATATCCGGAGGCACGTCCAGCAACACCGTCGCGCCTAGCGCCTGCGCGCGGCTGGACGTACGCTTCATCGAACTCAAGCACTGGGATCAAATCCTTAGCGCAATCCTGGCCATCGTCGCCGAAGAAGAATTGATCGGCACCCACGCCATCCTCAAGGAAGCGACTACTTTCCTGCCGATGGAGGCCCGTCACAGCGAACGGCTGCTGCAGATCTACCAACAAAAAGCCCTGGCGCTGGGTTTCAGCGTCGAAGGCGAGTTCACCGGCGGTTGCGCCGACTCCGGGTTCACCGCCAGCCTGGGCATTCCAACCCTGTGTGGCCTCGGGCCGGTGGGGGGCAAGGTCCACACCAATCGTGAATACCTGGAGCTGGACACGCTGGTGCCTCGCGCCCAGGCATTGGTGGCGACCATCCTGGCTGTCGGTGAAAGCGGTTGA
- the mdeB gene encoding alpha-ketoglutarate dehydrogenase encodes MNLSNPHAQWPVQAVEDEEMAEWREALLSVAAHGGTDRAKQILDMLLAVASTSGIGWRPSHGTPYINTISVEQQPAFPGDLAMEERLASIMRWNALAMVARANHAYGELGGHIASYASAADLFEVGFNHFFKARTPTGGGDLVFYQPHSAPGVYARAFLEGRLEEKDLQHYRQEIGARANGARGLSSYPHPWLMPDFWQFPTGSMGIGPISSIYQARFMRYLEHRGLQNTSGRTVWGVFGDGEMDEPESMSALTLAAREGLDNLVWVVNCNLQRLDGPVRGNGRIIDELEALFGGAGWNVIKLVWGSDWDRLFARDKDGALVRALSATVDGQFQTFAAKDGRFNREHFFGQDAALADLAEGLTDEQIDRLKRGGHDLVKIFAAYQSAMLEGKKPTVILAQTKKGFGMGDAGQGKMTVHQQKKLDSEALIAFRNRFNLPLTDEQATSLSFFKPSDDSAEMRYLHARRRALGGYLPARSSACASLAVPDVNSYAGFAIAAQGKEMSTTMAFVRMLSGLLRDKQLGPRIVPIVADEARTFGMASLFKQIGIYSSVGQRYEPEDIGSILSYREALDGQILEEGISEAGAISSWVAAATSYSVHGLPMLPFYIYYSMFGFQRIGDLIWAAADQRARGFLLGATAGRTTLGGEGLQHQDGNSHVMASMVPNCRAYDPAFAGEFAVILDHGMRQMLERQVDEFYYVTLMNENYPQPNLPEGVEQAIIQGMYLFARHEVEDARGRVQLLGSGAILREVIAAAELLASDWGIDSQVWSVTSFTELARDAREVERRNRLHPGQPAKCSHVQECLHDSTPIIACTDYVRALPQLIASYLDGHYTVLGTDGFGRSDTRSQLRRFFEVDRHQIVLSALTSLVHEGRLDASVCAEAIERYAIDVDAVAPWDA; translated from the coding sequence ATGAACCTGTCCAATCCCCATGCCCAATGGCCGGTCCAGGCTGTTGAGGATGAAGAAATGGCCGAGTGGCGCGAGGCCTTGCTGTCGGTCGCCGCCCACGGCGGCACGGACCGGGCCAAACAGATCCTCGACATGCTGCTGGCCGTGGCTAGCACTTCGGGCATCGGCTGGCGACCCAGCCATGGCACCCCCTACATCAATACCATCAGCGTTGAGCAGCAACCGGCGTTTCCCGGGGATCTGGCCATGGAGGAGCGTCTGGCATCGATCATGCGCTGGAATGCCCTGGCGATGGTTGCCCGGGCCAATCACGCCTATGGCGAATTGGGCGGACACATCGCCAGTTATGCCAGTGCGGCGGATTTGTTTGAAGTGGGCTTCAATCACTTCTTCAAGGCGCGCACCCCAACCGGCGGCGGTGATCTGGTGTTCTACCAACCTCACTCTGCGCCAGGCGTCTATGCCCGGGCGTTCCTCGAGGGACGCCTGGAAGAAAAGGATCTGCAGCACTATCGACAAGAGATCGGCGCACGCGCCAATGGCGCCCGGGGGTTGTCGAGTTATCCGCATCCCTGGTTGATGCCGGACTTCTGGCAGTTCCCGACGGGCTCCATGGGGATCGGTCCGATCAGCTCGATCTACCAGGCGCGTTTCATGCGTTATCTGGAGCACCGCGGCCTGCAAAACACCTCGGGGCGCACCGTCTGGGGCGTGTTTGGCGACGGTGAAATGGATGAGCCGGAAAGCATGTCGGCGCTGACCCTGGCGGCGCGCGAAGGGCTGGATAACCTGGTCTGGGTGGTCAATTGCAACCTGCAGCGGCTGGACGGCCCGGTGCGTGGCAACGGTCGCATCATCGACGAGCTCGAGGCGTTGTTCGGCGGTGCGGGCTGGAACGTGATCAAGCTGGTCTGGGGTTCCGACTGGGACAGGTTGTTCGCCCGGGATAAGGATGGCGCATTGGTCCGGGCCTTGTCGGCTACGGTCGATGGCCAGTTCCAGACGTTCGCGGCCAAGGATGGGCGCTTCAACCGTGAGCATTTCTTCGGCCAGGACGCAGCCCTGGCGGATTTGGCCGAAGGCCTGACCGACGAGCAGATCGACCGCCTCAAACGCGGTGGTCATGACCTGGTGAAGATCTTTGCCGCGTATCAAAGCGCAATGCTCGAGGGCAAGAAACCGACGGTCATCCTGGCCCAGACCAAGAAGGGCTTCGGCATGGGTGACGCCGGGCAGGGCAAGATGACCGTGCACCAGCAGAAGAAACTCGACAGTGAGGCGTTGATCGCGTTCCGCAACCGTTTCAACCTGCCATTGACCGATGAACAGGCCACCTCGCTGAGCTTCTTCAAGCCGAGCGACGACAGCGCGGAAATGCGTTATCTGCATGCACGGCGCCGGGCATTGGGCGGCTACCTGCCTGCGCGATCTTCGGCCTGCGCGTCATTGGCCGTGCCCGACGTAAACAGCTACGCCGGGTTTGCCATCGCCGCCCAAGGCAAGGAAATGTCCACCACCATGGCCTTCGTGCGGATGCTCAGCGGCTTGCTCCGGGACAAGCAACTGGGGCCGCGCATCGTGCCGATCGTGGCGGATGAAGCGCGTACCTTCGGCATGGCCAGCCTGTTCAAGCAGATCGGCATCTACTCCAGCGTGGGGCAGCGTTACGAGCCGGAGGACATCGGTTCGATCCTCAGTTATCGGGAAGCCTTGGACGGGCAGATTCTCGAAGAGGGCATCAGCGAGGCGGGGGCGATCAGTTCCTGGGTGGCAGCGGCGACCAGCTATTCGGTGCATGGCTTGCCGATGCTGCCGTTCTACATCTACTACTCGATGTTCGGCTTCCAGCGCATCGGCGACCTGATCTGGGCGGCGGCGGATCAACGGGCCCGCGGTTTTCTGCTCGGTGCCACCGCAGGCCGCACGACCCTGGGGGGCGAAGGCTTGCAGCACCAGGACGGTAACAGTCACGTGATGGCGTCGATGGTGCCCAACTGTCGTGCCTATGATCCTGCGTTCGCGGGTGAATTCGCGGTGATCCTGGATCACGGCATGCGCCAGATGCTGGAGCGCCAGGTGGACGAGTTTTACTACGTCACCTTGATGAACGAGAACTACCCGCAGCCCAACCTTCCTGAAGGTGTCGAACAGGCCATTATCCAGGGCATGTATCTGTTTGCCCGGCATGAAGTCGAGGATGCGCGTGGGCGTGTTCAGTTATTGGGTTCCGGCGCCATCCTGCGCGAAGTGATTGCCGCCGCCGAGTTGCTGGCGAGCGATTGGGGTATCGACAGTCAGGTCTGGAGCGTGACCAGCTTCACCGAGTTGGCCCGGGATGCGCGTGAAGTGGAGCGCCGGAATCGCCTGCACCCCGGACAACCTGCCAAATGCAGTCATGTTCAGGAATGCCTCCACGACTCGACGCCGATCATTGCCTGTACCGATTACGTGCGCGCCTTGCCCCAGTTGATCGCCAGTTATCTCGATGGCCATTACACCGTACTCGGCACCGACGGGTTTGGCCGCAGCGATACCCGCAGCCAACTGCGCAGGTTCTTCGAAGTGGACCGCCACCAGATCGTCCTCAGTGCGCTGACCTCCCTGGTGCATGAGGGGCGTCTGGACGCCAGTGTCTGTGCCGAGGCTATTGAACGCTACGCCATTGACGTTGACGCAGTGGCCCCATGGGACGCTTGA